The sequence GAGTGATGATAGGTTCTTGGAAGTCCGATCAGTAAGCATCCCTAAATGTTTAATATCCCTGTGAAAGAAAGTACTTCCCATGTTTTCTACATGTCACTGAGCCTTGTGTAACGACTGGTTTACACCTGCTACTttgattttgatattttttttacacCTAATTACTCATAGTTAATGTAAATTCTCCATTAGGAAGCCTAACTTTTGCAGTGAGGTGTTCTGCCTGTGTTGCAAGTCATCATTGTTAGATGTTGCTCCCATCAGATGATAATCATATGAACCAGCCTAAAGTGATTGATGGTGGGAGCGTTATCCTGGAAACAGAAACCAAAGGGCAGGTATCTGTTGTGGGTGTTACTAGATCTGGATCAGAAGAAGACAGGTTCATTCTAGAAGCAGAAAAAATGAGACAACCTTCTTGCTCTTTCAGCTACAGAAAGAATAACAGACATTTGGACTAGCttattttgtattgattttgacCCTGGAGAGCACATGTCACAAGTTACTAATGTGTCTTGTCTCTTCAGATATGCAACAAGTTTGGGTTTTTTCCAGATtgttggattttgttttgttttgcagaatATGCAAAACATCCCACAGCCTCAAAAGCACATGATACTATAAACATTTCTGAAATGCCAAATTTCATGGATAAAACTGTGACCCTTTTCGGAAAAAAATATAATATGCACTACCAAGCACTGAACCAAGCCTTGGTGCTATATTGAGAGAATGATAGATTGGTCAGCAATTCTGTACATATCAGTAACTGGAGAAGTAGTATGAAATCTATTGTTGATAGtaatattttgtatattgttattttttaatatatatataatatggatatgtgattttttttcttggtatattaataatagaaaaataaataaatttgaaagaAGATTTATGAAATATGAAATTACTCTGTTATATCACAGACTGCAATCCTCAGTCTCATGGTCTTCAACTGTAAACAGCAGAGAAGGACTACTTGTTTCAGTTATGTCACTACCTTTTTCAACACAATATATGTATTAATATATTGGTTATATCTTTGTACCTTTTTCATCAGGTGCTGGAATTTTTATATGGTCAGTTACATAAATATGGTCAGTTACAAAAATGAGACAATTGTCAGTGGGTTTAGAATCTGTAATTTATAAACTGCAGGCATTTGGTGTAACGTCTGGGATGCGCAACAATATTCCGCCTTGAAGAAGCTATTTGATAGTTTATTCTGATCACaacatttttatttagattagtaaTCCTATTACTGGAAATTAAAGAACAATGACTAGGGACAGAACTACTTATTACTAAAAAGAATTGAGACTTTCACCAAACATGACAGCCCTGTGTCAACTCATTCTCACGCTCTGGAACGTATAGCACAACTTATCCTATATCCTGTTGCCATTGGCTCTCTCCATGAGTCACTTTAGGGTGAGGAATTGGATCTACCCAGTGTACTAGATCCTTACCTTTCCAACACCACCAGCCAAGTTTGACAAAGATTGTGGGGCCACCTACTTGTCTATCATCTGACATCTTGTGACAGTTTTTcctttgcattgttgttgttgttgagaacaTGCCTTTTTCCCTAATGGAATTAAAGGTGACTTGCAGATAAAACAAGAATCACTAAAAGCAtagaaaaacaataattaaaaacaattaaacgcTGATAGAATTAAAATGATACATGtctataaaatctgtttaaaacatacaaataatttcaATAAAAACATCATGACATCAGCcgtttcattaaaagcagtcagtttcccaaagcctgttggaataagaaGGTCTTCAGCTGTTGGCAGAAGGACAAGGAGAGAGCCAGTCTAGCTcctccagggagggagttcttgagtctgggagcagccaccaagaaggccctctccggCATGCCAGTGAGAGTGGCAGGACCAAGGATGCCCACTtttataaaatattggagggaaaGATAAGTCTGGCCCAGCATTatcaatcacaagacacagcATGCATACACCATTTGGATGGCAATGCCCCTCACCTCAACGGGGGggaggccccctcaaatattttaggggggacaAAGGGATCTTgacctctaggagttggctcctatggacaGGACCATAGGAGCTACACCCCGTCTCAATCAGGAGCTGCCCCCTCTCTCTTGGCTCTCAGCTTCCTCCCTTGGGGCTCACCATTTCCCCCTACCCCGCACCATCCCGCTGACATCTCCACTGTGGCCATCACACCTGCCACTGCTTTGAAACCTACAACAACTCGACTTTCCAGCCAACATACTTCCAGATGCCAACGCTGCATTTCCGGAAGCCAGTACCTCGTTCTGAAGGAGAAAGACAAGTGGTTCTGTCTTTTGCTCCCATGGTCTGGTGTGAACCAACTGACTCATGCCATGGTGTAGGAGCAAAACATGTGTGTCTTTTGTCACTTAAGACAGGATAGTTGCATGGTATGCACTCTGCTTAAGGATAGTGTGtttagagtaaggttaccagatgtttttcaatgaatccggagacacttttcaacttcagtggattttgtatggggactgatttgtaaatcaggggactgtccccgggaaacagggatgtctggtaacttTAGTTTAGAGCCCTGTTGGTGAAAACAGGATCGGAGACTCTTGACTAAGATGCCAatgaggtatacagtggtacttctggttaggaacttaattcttaacctgaaaccggtCTTAACCATATCTTTTAGCTGTAAAATTACCAGGGCAGAAAGGGTGTGTAACAGTTAATTATTGAAAGGGAGCAAAGGTTGGCTATGCAGACAGTTGAGAATTATACTTCCTTGTTTGCTTTCCTCCTCTGAATTCTGTGGTGACACACCCATCTGAGGCACAGTCGTAACCATTTTATTCTGATTCAGTTAAGGGAGGATTAGTTAGAAATCTAGTCTCTTCAGTATTTGTCAATGACAACTCATCAGTTTCAGATATATTACTATACCTTTTGCCTTTTCGCTTCATGTAGTAAAAAGAAGATATTGACAAAGACATGGAAGGTGACTTGTTGCTGATTGGCTCTTGTGGTAGAAAGAGGGCCAATCCTTTCTACTCCAGCCAGCTATTCATATAGAGCTAAGCCCGCCATTATTCAAATTTGATGCTACTGGATACCACCTGATCAGTATTacaggttgttgctgttttaatgcaATGAATGAAAAAGTCTAAAGGTATGGTTTGGAAGAAGCCATATGGATATGGATCAGAGGAATGGATTATTGGCTCATATTTCAATTCATTTGCAAAATATATTGTCCAGTTCTGAGAATTAACTGTAAGTATGAGAAGGCTTCAGGTATGGCAAACTGGTTTTTtatgtaatttttttattatgaaaGATGAACCTGGTCTGTCTCTACTTTTAGAGTTGTTCACCAATTACGCTTGGCAGGgtgatttttaatgttttaataaagGTAGGGGcaaaggtgtgtttgtgtgtgtgagagagagagagggggagggagggagggaggaggggagggagggagagaggagaccCACAGCACGATTTGAAAAGCTGTGAATATATTTACGAAGATGAATTACACCTTTACAAAGATGAATTAAACTATTATCTCCTTTATTGGCTATACAAATCTACTGGTACGCTTGACAAAAACTTCTCTGCTCTTTTTTTCAAGTAATTTGATACTGCTGTTTATAAAGCACTCAAAACATCCTGAAATATTTTTGGCTGTAATATCCAGTGAATATACATGCAAGTAATATTTTTAGTCATTTGGAATTACACACCCTGTCAGATATGTTAAATCTCTCAGAGTGATTTTATCATGGAAAATTCCCAAATGATATGCAATatatttagatttagatttagatttattTATAAGCCATCTGCTCCCACTGCATGGCTGTTGCTTACCCAGCTGTTGCTGCTCTGCTGCTGCATTGAGAGAAGCAACTAGCTGAATAGACCCACCTCACTCACCCGCCATCTGACTCCAACATCAGATGAGGGCCATATCCAATAATGAGAGATCAACTGTCTGTTGGCACTGGATGAACATGGGGTCCAGTGTCCAGGTCTTtttttctctgcccccccacGCTACCTGGGGTTAGTTCTTCTCTTCCTGACTTGGGACCTCTGTGGTCTCCATCACTCCGTTTTTAATCCTGTTGGAGTCTGCTTAGCTGACCCCGGCAGCCAGACCTCTCCTCAGGGAGaaacacgaagaagggcctcagatcatGATTGCGGGGTCCAGGTTGATTCCTATAGGGAGAGGGAGccttatgcataggattgtgcagtTGGCTGATGAtggagatgcagttgatgctgaTGATAAACAGCATCTTAATTCTTAAAATTATTCTGTTCACAGACGATAATAAGTTTGTGTTGAGTAGTCAGGACACATTGCAAAGTCATGCATTGTTTaaccaactccccccccctccttttatgCTGCCAGAGATCTGGATGGCTGCCAGGGATTTCTCACCACAATGGAGAGACTAGTGAAGCCAATCTTTGTGGTTGGTGTCGCTATGATCAGTTTTGTTGGAATATGGAGGAAGGGTAAGAAACAATTTGCTCTCCCCAGAAACACTGCTTGATTTGTCATTATAGTTCTTATATACAGCATTCCACAAAATTGTTTTCCCATAATAATGCAATTCTGACCTACCAGGACTTCGGGGGAGGATGGAGGACGGGGACGACACCATTTTATTATGCTGGTATTGAGATCACATAGACCTCAAACTAATTCCATCAGTCaaagttgctgtttttatttccttACAGCTGTTTATATTAAAGGAACTGTCAGCCCTGAAATTGTCCAAGATGGACAAGATGTGATATTGCGCTGCCAAGTAGGAGGCTGCACATCCTCCAGGCTACAAGTCCACTTATATAAGTGGGAAGGCTCCAAAAATCAAACCTTGTATATCCACAATAGCACAGAGCAGCAGTACAGCGTTCAAGAAAGCAGCATAGCAGAGAACAACACTCACAAAGGATACTATGAGAATGGATTCCTTGAAGTGACTCTCCTCCAGGTGCAGCTAGCAAACAGTGGGCAGTATGTGTGCTCCATGATGTGTGATGATGTCTATAAAGAAGATATTGTGGAGGTGACAGTAGAAGGTAACTACAAAGGCTTAGATGCTATCTCCCTAATCCATGACTTGTGGAGACCTGGTTTATATTACTGAGACTAGGTAGATGTCTCAGAAGGGACttgagagttggggggggggagttctagaaaaattctctctgtctctctccaaaCTTTCTGTCCACTTGGTTGGGAACCTAGATTGTTTGTCCCTGGCATTGGGTAATTGGTACAGATTAGGAATTCTGCAGGTTTACAAAGTACCTAAGTGCCTGACAGTCTACATACCTGAGCTGGCAAGGTTAGTCTCAAAGGCTCTGCTGAGTAGTCGCAGACTGTTGGTTCTGGGAGACTTCAGCATCCTTGCTAAGGCCATTAACTCTGGGGTGGCTCAGGACCATGGCTGCTGTGACAACCAAGGGGCAGTCCCAACCTGTCATTGGCCCAACACATGGGGCAAGCCACAATCTCTGGATCTGGTTTCCTggactgggcaggaagagggatATATGGAAGTGGGAGATACGAACACAGTCGCTTGTCATGGCTGGATCACTTCTGGTCAAGATTTAGGCTTCCAGCACCCTTTTCCCCTTCTGCAGAGGCAGGGGACCTGTTACGAAGGTCCAGCCTCGAAGACTGCTGGATCTAAATGGCTTGCAGATGGTTCTGAGGGATTTTCCAGCTGATATGACTGGCACCCCCTGGGTGATTTGTGAAATATGGGAATTGCTCGTGCCATTAATGCAATCGCCTCTGACCACCCTCTTCtgcttcacattattattattttatggccCTTCACTCTAaaatcccagggtgggttacaccatgttaaaaatagtttaaaataacTTACTATCAGAGAAATATGATGGGTtctaaaaatatacatttcaagTGTCAAAAGAGGTACATCTTCAGCATTCCCCAGAAGCTGTGTAATGAAGATGCTAGATacatctctgtggggagggaacgCCACAACTTAGGGGCTCCCACAAATTATGCCACCTCCTGAATGTCTCATTTATGAGTTATTAACATAAATGAATGTTTTCCAGGTTTAATTAGTGTTACTGTTGGGGATATTGCCATTCTTCCATGCCAGATGATTGAGACCTATTATCCCTCTCATCTGGAACTGCAGTGGAGAAAAAGAAGCCCTGGGAAGAGCAGGACCATCTATTCTTACCAGCTTTATTGGGATACCTGCCCATCAGTTTGTTATGGAGACAACTTTATTGCTAGGTGCCCTTATTCAAATGGACCCAAGAGCCAAGTATGGCTTAGGAAGAAGTACAAACTAAAGGCAGAGGTGTTGAAACACAATAATCTTGGGGATGGAAATATTTACCTGAAACTAAATAACATTCAGAAGGAAGATGCAGGGAGATACGAATGTTCAGTGAACTCTAACTTGCGGCGTAAAGTGGTAATCTACAAGCTTGATGTGAAAGGTAAATAATACCAATGTCAGAAAGAAAGAATCAAGGAAAGGGTTTGGTAATAACACCTttttcctgctttgcttgcaggagaAGTAACTGGGATTACATGAAAAATAACTGGGGTCTTTGCAGGCAATTTCAAAGCCTTGTTTTGGTAATAGTCAAGATTAAATGGCACACTAGCAATATTTTAAGAGTATTTGCTGTGGTTTGTATGTTATAACTGATAATTCTAAAATCATGAGTGCTTGTGAAAATGATCACACCAGTGTGACTATGAACATCCTCCAGTTTTGCATCAATAGTCTACTGGTCAATATTTGCATCTGCCATAAATGGTCCTGTTTTTGAATAGTGTAATCCTGTATCAGTCTACTCAAAAGCaacccattgacttcaatgagacttacttccaagtagatgtGGATAGGATTACAGCttgaccttaaaggtaaagggacccctgaccattaggtccagtcgtgaccaactctggggttgcggcgctcatctcgctttattggccgagggagccggcatacagccagcaggactaagacaGCTTGACCTTACAATCCTATTAATGATTAATCCGAtgtgtgtccattgattttaactGAACTTGTTCTAGACTCAAGTGGCAATTTTACACACACCTGAGAATCAGTTCCATTTAATTCAAGAGACTTTGCTGGAAGTATGCATTTATTCAGTCTTTTATTTGCTAAGAGGTGGGGGGTAAATGAAGTCCAATAATATTTCTTATTACCTTTTCAGCCTTTGTAGGTGTTTCAGTTGTCGGCAATGTTAATCCTAATATTGGCAGAATTGGACAAGATGTGATATTACATTGCCAAGTAAGAGGATGCAAATCTTCCAGGGTGCAAGTGCAATTATATAAGTGGGAAGGCTCAAAAAATCACACATTGTACATCCACAACAGCACAAACCAGCACAGGGTTGAAGAAAAAAGCACAAGAGAGAGTGATGATAATGGCATTCGCAAAGGATACTATAAGAATGGGCTCCTTGAAGTGACTCTTCTTAATGTGCAACTAGCAGACAGTGGCCAGTATGTTTGTGCCACAACATGTGATGATGTCTACAAAGAAGATATTGTGGAGGTGACAATAGAAGGTAATTATGAAGGCTTAGATGGTTAGAACTTCCATAATTATTCTCTTCTGCTCAGCACAAACTGTAACCCACTGATTTCCTAAAATGTGCATTTGATAAAGTTTCCCTCCTAAATGCATTTGGGGTTGCAATAAACACTTCTTCCTTTTTAGGACTGggagttttattttttataaaaattgtttatttaaaaattacaTCCTGCTTTTCACTATCTGAGGTTTCAAAGCAGTTCACAGCAATAAAATGTACACTATAGAAAATTCAAAACCTAAATGAAACCTCCAAAATTTAAAACCTCAAGTATCTTAAATCTTAACAACTTaagtttccttcctcctctttctttgcCTGTTAGTGGTGCTATTCCAGTTTTGTTGTTGGCTTTCTACCACAATCATGTCCTGGTGTGGCCATGGGTCTGTAGAGGACCTCATATATTCTGTGAGGGCTTCAGGAGATGTTTCCAAAGGGGTAATGACAGAAAAAGAGGTTCAGGACTCACCATGAACtctttccttgttctcttatgatggcaatggagcccacttgagaggtgccagaaccttTCAATCCATGGCTTGActttaaaaagtggaaaactgtAGAAAAAAATATAACTTCTTCTCAGGCCACCTTGTATGACTTCTGTGGCACCCAATGGAACATCTACCCTGCTCCTGAATgtggatagtgtttttgaatgTGGCCAAAGGGAAATGGAGGGGCCAAAGCTTCATGTAAGTTCTAGAAGTAAGAGACCTAAGACACATTCCAAGATAAACTCTGAGCTTGTATGAGCCTCTGAAAACTCTGCTTCTGGTGAGGCAATGGAGGGTAATTTAATTAAGCCTGCTTTTGTCTTTTAGAAGTGCCTGTCCAAAGTGCTGAAGTCTGGATGTTCTGTGGCTTTGCTTTCCTAGGTAAGTTTCCTTACATGAATGGAGTAGGTATGAAATTCATTAAAATGTAGTGTTATGAACTgtgacatatttatttattaaggtaTGTTTTGAGCTAGATAATTAAAAATAAGAGGTGGTGCTTTCCTTTCATTGTGTCAGCCGGTCTTCAAATCTATTTA comes from Podarcis raffonei isolate rPodRaf1 chromosome 13, rPodRaf1.pri, whole genome shotgun sequence and encodes:
- the LOC128401039 gene encoding butyrophilin subfamily 3 member A1-like isoform X2 translates to MERLVKPIFVVGVAMISFVGIWRKAVYIKGTVSPEIVQDGQDVILRCQVGGCTSSRLQVHLYKWEGSKNQTLYIHNSTEQQYSVQESSIAENNTHKGYYENGFLEVTLLQVQLANSGQYVCSMMCDDVYKEDIVEVTVEGLISVTVGDIAILPCQMIETYYPSHLELQWRKRSPGKSRTIYSYQLYWDTCPSVCYGDNFIARCPYSNGPKSQVWLRKKYKLKAEVLKHNNLGDGNIYLKLNNIQKEDAGRYECSVNSNLRRKVVIYKLDVKAFVGVSVVGNVNPNIGRIGQDVILHCQVRGCKSSRVQVQLYKWEGSKNHTLYIHNSTNQHRVEEKSTRESDDNGIRKGYYKNGLLEVTLLNVQLADSGQYVCATTCDDVYKEDIVEVTIEEVPVQSAEVWMFCGFAFLAFLFIVSWRIFRKLEELKKGNERLKTENEKLKGEMKAKTEEYEAGKEQLEMVKADVVLDPRTAHPKLKVSEDGKSVWNTGNVSKVSDWEERFDSRTFILAKRGFSEDKHYWEVEIGQKKTWDLGVASATASRKGEITLSPENGYWVIGCDDGKDYWARTEQWTRLKVNGKLTKLGIFLDKSAGSLSFYDVCSHRKLHTYKTLGVGELYPFFYIGSVTKQPLKIV
- the LOC128401039 gene encoding butyrophilin subfamily 3 member A1-like isoform X1, with protein sequence MERLVKPIFVVGVAMISFVGIWRKAVYIKGTVSPEIVQDGQDVILRCQVGGCTSSRLQVHLYKWEGSKNQTLYIHNSTEQQYSVQESSIAENNTHKGYYENGFLEVTLLQVQLANSGQYVCSMMCDDVYKEDIVEVTVEGLISVTVGDIAILPCQMIETYYPSHLELQWRKRSPGKSRTIYSYQLYWDTCPSVCYGDNFIARCPYSNGPKSQVWLRKKYKLKAEVLKHNNLGDGNIYLKLNNIQKEDAGRYECSVNSNLRRKVVIYKLDVKAFVGVSVVGNVNPNIGRIGQDVILHCQVRGCKSSRVQVQLYKWEGSKNHTLYIHNSTNQHRVEEKSTRESDDNGIRKGYYKNGLLEVTLLNVQLADSGQYVCATTCDDVYKEDIVEVTIEEVPVQSAEVWMFCGFAFLAFLFIVSWRIFRKLEELKKGNERLKTENEKLKGEMKAKTEEYEAGKEQLEMVKEILNAHLHKADVVLDPRTAHPKLKVSEDGKSVWNTGNVSKVSDWEERFDSRTFILAKRGFSEDKHYWEVEIGQKKTWDLGVASATASRKGEITLSPENGYWVIGCDDGKDYWARTEQWTRLKVNGKLTKLGIFLDKSAGSLSFYDVCSHRKLHTYKTLGVGELYPFFYIGSVTKQPLKIV